In Sphingomonas sp. G-3-2-10, a single window of DNA contains:
- a CDS encoding heparan-alpha-glucosaminide N-acetyltransferase domain-containing protein — MNSPLSTASPRPSLSGNAAIRSARIVSIDALRGLVILLMLVDHAREFFYLHAQVGDPMDAANVDPALFFTRLTAHLCAPVFVALTGLAAFLYGDAKGGAGAASGFLFRRGLFLVALEWSMVSFGWSFDLTPDRFFLQVIWAIGLSMIALAGLVHLPRPALIAAGLGIVLGHNLLDGVTVAPSQWGHTVWAILHERVWLDLPWGAKARVSYPLLPWIGVIALGYAIGPWFRPGVAAAWRQRRLVLLGCASLALFLLLRTINLYGDRPWRMGETPLRSAMSFLNLTKYPPSADFLLLTLGVGALLLAAFERVPARIVGWLVVFGSAPLFFYLLHLYLLHALNLMANAIWGAEETQFFSLPDVTLLWLVAAALAVPCWFACRWFAARKRASGAWWMRYL; from the coding sequence ATGAATTCACCGCTGTCAACCGCTTCGCCCCGACCTTCCCTTTCCGGCAACGCGGCCATCCGCTCCGCCCGCATCGTTTCGATCGATGCGCTGCGCGGTCTCGTGATCCTGCTGATGCTTGTCGATCATGCCCGGGAGTTCTTCTATCTCCACGCGCAGGTCGGCGATCCGATGGACGCGGCCAATGTCGATCCCGCGCTGTTCTTCACCCGCCTGACCGCGCATCTCTGCGCGCCGGTATTCGTCGCGCTCACCGGACTGGCGGCGTTCCTCTATGGCGATGCGAAGGGAGGCGCGGGCGCGGCTTCCGGGTTCCTGTTCAGGCGCGGGCTGTTCCTCGTCGCGCTGGAGTGGAGCATGGTGAGTTTCGGCTGGAGCTTCGATCTCACGCCCGACCGCTTCTTCCTTCAGGTCATCTGGGCGATCGGCCTGTCGATGATCGCGCTGGCTGGGCTGGTACATCTGCCGCGCCCGGCTCTGATCGCGGCGGGGCTGGGGATCGTGCTGGGCCATAATCTGCTCGATGGGGTCACGGTAGCGCCGAGCCAGTGGGGCCATACGGTCTGGGCGATCCTGCACGAGCGGGTGTGGCTCGATCTGCCCTGGGGCGCGAAGGCGCGGGTTTCCTACCCGCTGCTGCCGTGGATCGGCGTGATCGCACTCGGTTATGCGATCGGGCCGTGGTTCCGGCCGGGCGTCGCGGCGGCGTGGCGGCAGCGCCGGCTGGTGTTGCTCGGCTGCGCATCGCTGGCGCTGTTCCTCCTCCTGCGGACGATCAACCTCTATGGGGACCGGCCCTGGAGAATGGGGGAGACGCCGCTGCGCTCCGCGATGAGCTTCCTCAACCTCACCAAATATCCGCCCTCGGCCGATTTCCTGCTGCTGACCCTTGGCGTGGGCGCGCTGCTGCTCGCCGCGTTCGAGCGAGTGCCGGCGCGGATCGTTGGATGGCTGGTGGTATTCGGATCGGCGCCGCTCTTTTTCTACCTGCTTCACCTCTATCTGCTGCACGCGCTGAACCTGATGGCGAACGCGATCTGGGGGGCAGAGGAGACGCAGTTTTTCAGCCTGCCGGACGTCACGTTGCTCTGGCTGGTCGCGGCGGCGCTGGCGGTGCCGTGCTGGTTTGCCTGCCGCTGGTTCGCTGCCCGCAAACGCGCGAGCGGGGCGTGGTGGATGCGGTATTTGTAA
- a CDS encoding PepSY-associated TM helix domain-containing protein, which yields MKTLDLLHRWTGGLIGLVLAIMGVTGTILLHKTAWILLPHGDDAMVRDVGTLAATTDKLLAGGKAGGIIYANPDFGLHQVRIGKDGGAYADQAGNIVTSWQSQWERPELWIFDLHHHLFTGDFGETIIGIAGLAAIFFIVSGAILWWRTRRTFKFRLWPARMSRPAIVMHHRDMGVVMAPLLFLSALTGTMMIFDPVKAIVIAPFSSPAEVEKAMAPPKFKGGPLNPDLDWGKLLATADKRFPGAEFRILSLPRKAGDPIMLRMRQQPEWLPNGRTTLWFDAATGDLLGARDALTLPQGAHVFNTAYPVHAAKVGGLVYRLVMTLVGIAMTLLGTLALWSFWFKRPKPRKRPPARA from the coding sequence ATGAAGACGCTGGATCTTCTCCACCGCTGGACCGGCGGGCTGATCGGTCTCGTGCTCGCGATCATGGGCGTGACCGGCACGATCCTGCTGCACAAGACGGCGTGGATCCTGCTGCCGCATGGCGACGATGCGATGGTGCGCGACGTGGGTACGCTGGCGGCGACGACCGACAAGCTGCTGGCCGGTGGCAAGGCGGGCGGGATCATCTATGCCAACCCCGATTTCGGGCTGCATCAGGTGCGTATCGGCAAGGATGGCGGCGCCTATGCCGATCAGGCGGGCAATATCGTCACCAGCTGGCAGAGCCAGTGGGAGCGGCCCGAGCTGTGGATCTTCGATCTGCACCACCATTTGTTCACCGGCGATTTCGGCGAGACGATCATCGGCATTGCGGGCCTGGCCGCGATCTTCTTCATCGTGTCCGGCGCGATCCTGTGGTGGCGGACGCGGCGGACCTTCAAGTTCCGGCTATGGCCCGCGCGGATGAGCCGCCCGGCGATCGTGATGCACCATCGCGACATGGGCGTGGTGATGGCGCCGCTGCTGTTCCTCTCGGCGCTGACCGGCACGATGATGATCTTCGATCCCGTAAAGGCGATCGTGATCGCGCCCTTCTCGTCGCCCGCCGAAGTCGAAAAGGCGATGGCCCCGCCCAAGTTCAAGGGCGGTCCGCTGAACCCCGATCTCGACTGGGGCAAGCTGCTGGCGACTGCGGACAAACGCTTCCCCGGCGCGGAATTCCGCATCCTTTCGCTGCCGCGCAAGGCCGGCGACCCGATCATGCTGCGGATGCGCCAGCAGCCCGAATGGCTGCCCAATGGCCGCACGACCCTGTGGTTCGATGCGGCCACGGGCGACCTGCTGGGCGCGCGCGATGCGCTGACGCTGCCGCAGGGCGCGCATGTGTTCAACACCGCCTATCCGGTCCACGCCGCCAAGGTCGGCGGACTGGTCTACCGGCTGGTGATGACGCTCGTCGGCATCGCCATGACCCTGCTGGGGACGCTGGCGCTGTGGAGCTTCTGGTTCAAGCGGCCGAAGCCCCGGAAGCGTCCGCCAGCGCGCGCCTGA
- the rpoC gene encoding DNA-directed RNA polymerase subunit beta', translating to MNELTNFANPVAKPETFDQIQIGIASPDRIRSWSFGEIKKPETINYRTFKPERDGLFCARIFGPIKDYECLCGKYKRMKYKGIVCEKCGVEVTVSKVRRERMGHIELAAPVAHIWFLKSLPSRIGLLLDMQLKQLERVLYFESYIVTEPGLTPLEKFQLLTEDELLDAQDQYGEDAFSAGIGAEAVKIMLMDLDLEGERKELLDELAVTKSELKPKKIIKRLKVVESFIDSGNRPEWMILDVIPVIPPELRPLVPLDGGRFATSDLNDLYRRVINRNNRLKRLMELRAPDIIVRNEKRMLQEAVDALFDNGRRGRTITGANKRPLKSLSDMLKGKQGRFRQNLLGKRVDYSGRSVIVTGPELKLHQCGLPKKMALELFKPFIYARLDAKGLSMTLKQAKKWVEKERKEVWDILDEVIREHPVMLNRAPTLHRLGIQAFEPVLIEGKAIQLHPLVCSAFNADFDGDQMAVHVPLSLEAQLEARVLMMSTNNILSPANGKPIIVPSQDMVLGLYYLSMLKEGEPGEGMLIGDMAEVHQAIEAGAVTLHTKITTRVPQTDKDGNRYMKRVETTPGRMLLGETLPQSHKVPFETVNRLLTKKDVGDVIDEVYRHTGQKETVLFADAIMALGFRHAFKAGISFGKDDMIIPASKEATVDETRTLVKDYEQQYQDGLITQQEKYNKVIDAWSRCGDQVASAMMDEIKSVKKLPNGREAPINSIYMMAHSGARGSQAQIKQLAGMRGLMAKPSGEIIETPIISNFKEGLTVLEYFNSTHGARKGLADTALKTANSGYLTRRLVDVSQDCVIMEQDCGTERALEMRAIVQGGSTIASLGERILGRTTAEDVVDAKTGEVVIASGTLLDEAMITQIETIGIQGMKIRSPLVCEAKIGVCGKCYGRDLARGTPVNIGEAVGVIAAQSIGEPGTQLTMRTFHIGGAAQLNEQSNLEAMSDGKVEFRDVRIIVDQRGRRVVTSRSAELAIVDMDGRELAVHRIPYGSYVLFDDGHIVSQGDRMAEWDPFTMPVITENPGTVKYVDLIEGKTLTEQADEATGITQRVVTENRGVSAKKEDLRPRMTLTGASAEEAGRYMLAAGAVLSVEDGAQVQAGDVLARVSRESAKTRDITGGLPRVAELFEARKPKENAIIAKVSGRVVFGKDYKAKRKIGIQPEDGGEVVEYLVPKSKVIDVQEGDYVKRGDNLIGGSPDPHDILEVLGIEPLAEYLVSEIQEVYRLQGVKINDKHIEVIVRQMLQKVEIIESGDTTLLVGEQLDRDEMDEQNAKLEKGQTPAQGKPILLGITKASLQTRSFISAASFQETTRVLTEAAVQGKQDMLNGLKENVIVGRLIPAGTGAGMNRLRVAASSRDAALRVQQRALAASLIAPNSAAEEHAAELARSARDASGTGEDALAAVVASGHGTDADAGDYLNEAE from the coding sequence ATGAACGAACTGACCAACTTCGCGAACCCGGTGGCCAAGCCGGAGACCTTCGACCAGATCCAGATCGGCATCGCATCGCCGGACCGGATCCGCTCGTGGTCGTTCGGCGAGATCAAGAAGCCGGAAACCATCAACTATCGCACGTTCAAGCCCGAGCGTGACGGCCTGTTCTGCGCGCGCATCTTCGGTCCGATCAAGGATTACGAATGCCTGTGCGGCAAGTACAAGCGCATGAAGTACAAGGGCATCGTCTGCGAAAAGTGCGGCGTGGAAGTGACCGTTTCGAAGGTCCGCCGCGAGCGCATGGGCCATATCGAGCTCGCCGCTCCGGTTGCGCACATCTGGTTCCTCAAGTCGCTGCCGTCGCGCATCGGCCTGCTGCTCGACATGCAGCTCAAGCAGCTAGAGCGCGTCCTGTACTTCGAGTCCTACATCGTCACCGAGCCGGGCCTGACCCCGCTCGAGAAGTTCCAGCTCCTCACCGAGGACGAACTGCTCGACGCGCAGGACCAGTATGGCGAAGACGCCTTCTCGGCCGGCATCGGCGCGGAAGCCGTCAAGATCATGCTCATGGACCTCGACCTCGAGGGTGAGCGCAAGGAACTGCTCGACGAGCTGGCGGTCACCAAGTCGGAACTGAAGCCCAAGAAGATCATCAAGCGCCTGAAGGTCGTCGAATCGTTCATCGATTCCGGCAACCGTCCGGAGTGGATGATCCTCGACGTGATCCCGGTCATCCCGCCCGAGCTGCGCCCGCTGGTGCCGCTGGACGGCGGCCGCTTCGCGACCTCGGATCTCAACGATCTGTATCGCCGCGTGATCAACCGCAACAACCGTCTGAAGCGTCTGATGGAGCTGCGCGCGCCGGACATCATCGTCCGCAACGAAAAGCGCATGCTGCAGGAAGCCGTTGACGCCCTGTTCGACAACGGCCGCCGCGGCCGCACGATCACCGGCGCCAACAAGCGTCCGCTGAAGTCGCTGTCCGACATGCTCAAGGGCAAGCAGGGCCGCTTCCGTCAGAACCTTCTCGGCAAGCGCGTCGACTATTCGGGCCGTTCGGTCATCGTGACCGGTCCGGAGCTCAAGCTGCACCAGTGCGGTCTGCCGAAGAAGATGGCGCTCGAGCTGTTCAAGCCGTTCATCTACGCCCGTCTGGACGCCAAGGGTCTCTCGATGACCCTGAAGCAGGCCAAGAAGTGGGTCGAGAAGGAGCGCAAGGAAGTCTGGGACATCCTCGACGAAGTCATTCGCGAGCACCCGGTCATGCTGAACCGTGCGCCGACGCTCCACCGTCTGGGCATCCAGGCGTTCGAGCCGGTTCTGATCGAAGGCAAGGCGATCCAGCTTCACCCGCTGGTCTGCTCGGCCTTCAACGCCGACTTCGACGGTGACCAGATGGCCGTCCACGTTCCGCTGAGCCTCGAGGCCCAGCTGGAAGCGCGCGTCCTGATGATGTCGACCAACAACATCCTGTCGCCCGCGAACGGCAAGCCGATCATCGTGCCGTCGCAGGACATGGTGCTGGGTCTCTACTATCTGTCGATGCTCAAGGAAGGCGAGCCTGGCGAGGGCATGCTGATCGGCGACATGGCCGAAGTGCATCAGGCGATCGAGGCTGGCGCGGTTACGCTCCACACCAAGATCACCACGCGCGTTCCGCAGACCGACAAGGACGGCAACCGCTACATGAAGCGGGTCGAAACCACGCCGGGCCGCATGCTGCTGGGCGAGACCCTGCCGCAGTCGCACAAGGTGCCGTTCGAGACCGTCAACCGCCTCCTCACCAAGAAGGACGTGGGCGACGTGATCGACGAGGTGTATCGTCACACCGGCCAGAAGGAGACCGTGCTGTTCGCGGACGCGATCATGGCGCTCGGCTTCCGTCACGCGTTCAAGGCCGGCATCTCCTTCGGCAAGGATGACATGATCATCCCGGCGTCGAAGGAAGCGACCGTCGACGAGACCCGCACGCTCGTGAAGGATTACGAGCAGCAGTATCAGGACGGTCTGATCACCCAGCAGGAGAAGTACAACAAGGTGATCGACGCCTGGAGCCGTTGCGGCGACCAAGTGGCGAGCGCCATGATGGACGAGATCAAGTCGGTGAAGAAGCTGCCGAACGGCCGCGAAGCACCGATCAACTCGATCTACATGATGGCTCACTCGGGTGCCCGCGGTTCGCAGGCGCAGATCAAGCAGCTTGCCGGCATGCGCGGCCTGATGGCCAAGCCGTCGGGCGAGATCATCGAAACGCCGATCATCTCGAACTTCAAGGAAGGTCTGACCGTCCTTGAATACTTCAACTCGACCCACGGCGCTCGCAAGGGCCTCGCGGATACCGCGTTGAAGACGGCAAACTCGGGCTACCTCACCCGCCGTCTGGTCGATGTGTCGCAGGATTGCGTCATCATGGAGCAGGATTGCGGCACCGAACGTGCGCTGGAAATGCGCGCGATCGTTCAGGGCGGTTCGACCATCGCGTCGCTCGGCGAGCGTATTCTGGGTCGTACGACCGCGGAAGACGTTGTCGATGCGAAGACCGGCGAAGTCGTCATCGCGTCGGGCACCCTGCTCGACGAGGCGATGATCACGCAGATCGAAACCATCGGCATCCAGGGGATGAAGATCCGCTCGCCGCTGGTTTGCGAAGCGAAGATCGGCGTCTGCGGCAAGTGCTACGGCCGTGACCTCGCTCGCGGTACGCCGGTGAACATCGGCGAAGCCGTCGGCGTCATCGCGGCACAGTCGATCGGTGAACCGGGCACGCAGCTGACCATGCGTACCTTCCACATCGGCGGCGCGGCGCAGCTCAACGAGCAGTCGAACCTCGAAGCCATGTCGGACGGCAAGGTCGAGTTCCGCGACGTCCGCATCATCGTCGATCAGCGTGGCCGCCGCGTGGTGACTTCGCGTTCGGCCGAGCTGGCGATCGTCGACATGGACGGCCGCGAGCTGGCGGTGCACCGCATCCCCTACGGTTCGTACGTGCTGTTCGACGATGGTCACATCGTCTCGCAGGGCGACCGGATGGCCGAATGGGATCCGTTCACCATGCCGGTGATCACCGAGAACCCGGGTACGGTGAAGTATGTCGACCTGATCGAAGGCAAGACGCTCACGGAACAGGCCGACGAAGCGACGGGCATCACCCAGCGCGTCGTCACCGAGAACCGCGGCGTTTCGGCGAAGAAGGAAGACCTTCGTCCGCGCATGACCCTCACCGGCGCGAGCGCCGAAGAGGCCGGCCGCTACATGCTGGCAGCCGGTGCCGTTCTCTCGGTCGAGGACGGTGCTCAGGTGCAGGCAGGTGACGTGCTCGCTCGTGTGTCGCGTGAAAGCGCGAAGACCCGCGACATCACCGGCGGTCTGCCGCGCGTCGCGGAGCTGTTCGAAGCGCGCAAGCCCAAGGAAAACGCGATCATCGCGAAGGTCTCGGGCCGCGTCGTCTTCGGCAAGGACTACAAGGCCAAGCGCAAGATCGGCATCCAGCCCGAGGACGGCGGCGAGGTCGTGGAGTATCTGGTTCCGAAGTCGAAGGTGATCGACGTTCAGGAAGGCGACTACGTGAAGCGTGGCGACAACCTGATCGGCGGCAGCCCCGATCCGCACGACATTCTCGAGGTGCTCGGCATCGAGCCGCTCGCGGAATATCTCGTGTCGGAAATCCAGGAAGTCTATCGACTGCAGGGCGTGAAGATCAACGACAAGCACATCGAGGTGATCGTTCGCCAGATGCTGCAGAAGGTCGAGATCATCGAGTCCGGCGACACCACCCTGCTGGTGGGCGAGCAGCTCGATCGTGACGAAATGGACGAGCAGAACGCGAAGCTTGAGAAGGGTCAGACCCCGGCTCAGGGCAAGCCGATCCTGCTGGGTATCACCAAGGCGTCGCTGCAGACCCGCAGCTTCATCTCGGCGGCGTCGTTCCAGGAGACCACCCGCGTCCTCACCGAGGCGGCGGTCCAGGGCAAGCAGGACATGCTGAACGGTCTCAAGGAGAACGTGATCGTCGGCCGTCTGATCCCGGCGGGCACCGGCGCAGGCATGAACCGCCTGCGTGTCGCGGCTTCGTCGCGCGACGCAGCCCTTCGGGTGCAGCAGCGTGCGCTCGCCGCTTCGCTGATCGCTCCGAACTCGGCTGCCGAAGAGCATGCGGCAGAACTGGCCCGCTCAGCACGCGATGCCAGCGGCACGGGCGAGGACGCGCTGGCCGCAGTCGTCGCATCGGGCCACGGCACCGACGCGGACGCAGGCGATTACCTGAACGAAGCAGAGTGA
- a CDS encoding TonB-dependent siderophore receptor: protein MYARSLLAAASVALTPLALPASASDLPPAPEGVEEKATASDDEAQEIVVLGTRRDRADRTLSSDVVTERMSQSSRSIERDLLTASGSYRLSDALELVSGVSNQNNRGGFLDNFAIRGFLGTPDGGAEYYVDGFLANRGLGPPRDPATAERVELLKGPAGALFGDIDPGGRVNIVTKTPRFDASASAVLTFGSFGNRRIELDATGPLSSTFAARLVVAAEDSDGWRDYVTLRRRVLAPSLSWTPSADLRLTYVGEFTEFDAPFDRGIPAIAGNANALPASRFYGEPGDGTTRFRNQRHQLTGLTSVGGGLTLNGGIAYRTGSLRGFSSDQSRLVDGHTLWRQRRQRDFGVDDLSARVELAGQFGGHRASIGLKGYMLDYREGWMRRNPSAANPYAIDVYDPVYGGVSAPLLPFTNNREKRWAATLYLQDMWDLTERLTLTGGVRLDTYRQRIRNNRTGAVARTIDEPLNFRIGARYRIDDRFALHANWGESFLLNSGTGRDGLGFGPERGKGYELGATAAWPGIDIAITWFDIAKHDILTNDPVDPNFLAPVGSLTSRGIEFDAAIKLDDRWQIVANYAWTRARADDPGFASDVVLNVPEHAGTLFAVGRFHDAGGRGVSISAGGSYIGDRAGAIDGSGLILPAYFKAKAALEYAFSPRLGIRIEAENLFDARYAQSSYSPVWVFPGAPRKIRASLRSAF from the coding sequence TTGTACGCCAGATCGCTTCTCGCCGCGGCTTCCGTCGCGCTGACTCCGCTTGCCCTGCCTGCATCGGCCAGCGACCTCCCGCCGGCGCCCGAAGGCGTCGAGGAGAAGGCCACGGCGTCGGACGACGAAGCGCAGGAGATCGTCGTGCTGGGCACGCGGCGCGACCGGGCGGACCGGACGCTGTCGTCAGACGTGGTGACCGAACGGATGTCGCAATCGAGCCGGTCGATCGAGCGCGACCTGCTGACCGCATCGGGCAGCTATCGCCTGTCCGATGCCCTCGAACTGGTCAGTGGGGTGAGCAACCAGAACAATCGCGGCGGCTTCCTCGACAATTTCGCGATCCGCGGCTTCCTCGGCACGCCCGATGGCGGGGCCGAATATTATGTCGACGGGTTCCTCGCCAATCGCGGCCTCGGTCCGCCCCGCGATCCCGCAACGGCCGAACGGGTCGAGCTGTTGAAGGGTCCGGCCGGCGCGCTGTTCGGCGATATCGATCCCGGCGGGCGCGTGAACATCGTGACCAAGACCCCGCGCTTCGATGCCTCGGCCAGCGCGGTGCTGACCTTCGGATCGTTCGGCAACCGCCGGATCGAGCTCGACGCCACCGGCCCCCTGTCCTCGACCTTCGCCGCGCGGCTGGTGGTCGCGGCGGAGGATAGCGACGGATGGCGAGACTATGTGACGCTCAGGCGCCGCGTGCTGGCGCCCTCGCTCAGTTGGACGCCATCGGCCGATCTGCGGCTGACCTATGTCGGCGAATTCACCGAGTTCGACGCGCCGTTCGACCGTGGCATTCCCGCCATCGCCGGCAACGCCAACGCCCTGCCCGCCAGCCGCTTCTATGGCGAGCCCGGGGACGGGACAACGCGCTTCCGCAACCAGCGGCACCAGTTGACCGGCCTCACCTCAGTGGGAGGCGGCCTGACGCTGAACGGCGGCATCGCCTATCGCACGGGATCGCTGCGCGGTTTCTCGTCCGATCAGTCGCGGCTGGTCGATGGGCACACCCTCTGGCGGCAGCGGCGGCAGCGCGATTTCGGGGTGGACGACCTGTCGGCACGGGTCGAACTGGCAGGCCAGTTCGGCGGGCATCGCGCCAGCATCGGGCTGAAGGGCTATATGCTCGATTATCGCGAGGGCTGGATGCGCCGCAATCCGAGCGCGGCGAACCCCTATGCGATCGACGTGTATGATCCCGTCTATGGCGGAGTCTCCGCGCCTCTCCTGCCCTTCACCAACAATCGCGAAAAGCGCTGGGCGGCAACGCTCTACCTCCAGGATATGTGGGACCTGACCGAGCGGCTGACGCTGACCGGCGGGGTGCGGCTCGACACCTATCGCCAGCGCATCCGCAACAATCGCACCGGCGCGGTGGCGCGGACGATCGACGAGCCGCTCAACTTCCGCATCGGCGCGCGATACAGGATCGACGATCGCTTCGCCCTCCACGCCAATTGGGGTGAGAGCTTCCTGCTCAATTCGGGCACGGGGCGCGATGGTCTGGGCTTCGGGCCGGAACGCGGCAAGGGCTATGAGCTCGGCGCGACCGCGGCATGGCCGGGGATCGATATCGCCATCACCTGGTTCGACATCGCCAAGCACGATATCCTGACCAACGATCCGGTCGATCCCAACTTCCTCGCGCCGGTGGGCAGCCTCACCAGCCGAGGGATCGAGTTCGACGCCGCGATAAAGCTGGACGATCGCTGGCAGATCGTCGCCAACTATGCCTGGACCCGCGCCCGCGCGGACGATCCCGGCTTCGCCAGCGATGTCGTGCTCAACGTGCCCGAACATGCCGGCACCCTGTTCGCGGTCGGCCGGTTTCACGACGCCGGCGGGCGTGGCGTCTCGATCAGCGCCGGCGGCAGCTATATCGGCGACCGGGCCGGCGCGATCGACGGCAGCGGGCTGATCCTGCCAGCCTATTTCAAGGCCAAGGCCGCGCTGGAATATGCCTTCTCGCCCCGGCTGGGTATCCGCATCGAAGCCGAGAATCTGTTCGACGCGCGCTATGCGCAGAGTTCGTACAGCCCGGTCTGGGTCTTTCCCGGCGCACCGCGCAAGATCCGCGCCTCGTTGCGAAGCGCATTCTGA
- a CDS encoding TonB-dependent receptor, with amino-acid sequence MNRRTRFSLPFVALVLLAPGVAFAQADPAADEAKAKEDEIVVTAARTILPPSALPLTIDVIDKNALDQQLSISGSVTDAVATLTPSFSPTRQKLSGSGETLRGRSPLYAINGIPQSTPMRDGSRDGFTIDGFFVDRVELIYGSNALQGIGGTGGIVNQVTVGAPKQDGISGRVLLQGTSTDDFTGDGFGYKAAGLVQYRAGRFDATVGAAYEKRGAFYDADGRRVGLNLTQGETQDSNTFSVFGRFGFEVTDTMRLDLIASRFELKGDGNYVSLAGNRVTGIPTSAVRGTPPGKPAASRTESVALSLTDTDLAGGNFISQVFFNRTHDTFGGEIAPIPTFQDVLIAPVGTLFDQSENRSRKFGGKFSYERGLPGFEDLTLTLGFDALFDSTEQRLIATDRVWVPPSDFRSYAPFAQANLALFDKRLRLAGGVRYENVKITIDDYTTLATSGRTFVAGGSPTFDDVLFNGGVIIEPVPGIRVYGSYAEGFTVPDIGRITRAVSTPGRDIDTFLDISPVVSNNREIGLEVKRGPLDASVTYFWSSSDKGQLLISNPGGIFDVQRQRVEIEGLEVNLGVRLPVEGLRANIGYAHLKGRYDSDSAAPDGIVDTDLDGVNISPDRVNLALSYATGPFSARMQTQFYLSRTFHGKANPNQGNNFGGYNLTDAYLRYQTPLGGISLGVQNLLDKQYIDYSSDTRLATENPVLAYFAGRGRTLTLGWDYRF; translated from the coding sequence ATGAACCGTCGCACCCGTTTCTCGCTGCCTTTCGTCGCACTCGTGCTGCTCGCTCCGGGCGTCGCATTCGCCCAGGCCGATCCCGCCGCTGACGAAGCGAAGGCCAAGGAGGACGAGATCGTCGTCACCGCCGCGCGCACCATCCTGCCGCCCTCGGCGCTGCCGCTGACGATCGACGTGATCGACAAGAACGCGCTCGACCAGCAGTTGAGCATCTCGGGTTCGGTCACCGACGCGGTCGCGACGCTGACGCCGTCCTTCTCCCCTACCCGCCAGAAGCTGTCGGGATCGGGCGAAACGCTGCGCGGGCGCTCGCCGCTCTACGCGATCAACGGCATCCCCCAATCGACGCCGATGCGCGACGGCAGCCGCGACGGCTTCACCATCGACGGGTTCTTCGTCGACCGGGTCGAGTTGATCTACGGTTCGAACGCGCTGCAGGGCATTGGTGGCACCGGCGGCATCGTCAATCAGGTGACCGTGGGCGCACCGAAGCAGGACGGCATTTCGGGCCGCGTGCTGTTGCAGGGCACCAGCACCGACGACTTCACCGGCGATGGCTTCGGCTACAAGGCCGCGGGCCTCGTCCAGTATCGCGCGGGCCGGTTCGATGCGACGGTCGGCGCGGCCTATGAAAAGCGCGGCGCATTCTACGACGCCGATGGACGCCGTGTCGGGCTGAACCTGACGCAGGGCGAAACGCAGGACAGCAACACGTTCTCGGTCTTCGGCCGCTTCGGGTTCGAAGTGACCGATACGATGCGGCTCGATCTGATCGCCAGCCGGTTCGAACTGAAGGGCGACGGCAATTATGTCTCGCTCGCCGGCAATCGCGTGACCGGCATTCCCACCAGCGCAGTGCGCGGGACGCCGCCGGGCAAGCCGGCCGCCAGCCGCACCGAAAGCGTCGCGCTGTCGCTGACCGACACCGATCTGGCCGGCGGCAATTTCATCAGCCAGGTCTTTTTCAATCGCACGCACGACACGTTCGGCGGCGAAATCGCGCCGATCCCGACATTTCAGGACGTGCTGATCGCGCCGGTAGGCACCTTGTTCGATCAGTCCGAGAACCGCTCGCGCAAGTTCGGCGGCAAGTTCAGCTATGAGCGCGGCCTTCCCGGGTTCGAGGACCTGACCCTCACCCTCGGCTTCGATGCGCTGTTCGACAGCACCGAGCAGCGGCTGATCGCAACCGATCGCGTGTGGGTGCCGCCCAGCGACTTCCGCAGCTATGCGCCGTTCGCACAGGCCAATCTGGCGTTGTTCGACAAGCGGCTGCGCCTCGCGGGAGGCGTGCGCTATGAGAACGTCAAGATCACCATCGACGATTATACCACCCTCGCCACATCGGGCCGGACCTTCGTTGCGGGCGGCTCGCCGACCTTCGACGATGTGCTGTTCAACGGCGGCGTGATCATCGAGCCGGTGCCGGGTATCCGCGTGTACGGCAGCTATGCCGAAGGGTTCACCGTTCCGGACATCGGCCGCATCACCCGCGCGGTTTCGACGCCGGGCCGGGATATCGACACCTTCCTCGACATTTCGCCGGTGGTCTCCAACAATCGAGAGATCGGGCTGGAAGTGAAGCGCGGACCGCTGGACGCCAGCGTCACCTATTTCTGGTCGTCGAGCGACAAGGGCCAGTTGCTGATCTCCAACCCGGGCGGCATTTTCGACGTGCAACGTCAGCGGGTCGAAATCGAAGGGCTCGAGGTCAATCTCGGCGTCCGCCTGCCGGTCGAGGGGCTGCGCGCGAATATCGGCTATGCCCATCTGAAGGGGCGTTACGACAGTGACAGCGCGGCGCCCGACGGGATCGTCGATACCGATCTGGATGGCGTGAACATCTCGCCGGATCGCGTGAACCTGGCGCTCAGCTATGCGACCGGCCCCTTCTCGGCGCGGATGCAGACGCAATTCTATCTGTCGCGGACCTTCCACGGGAAGGCCAATCCCAATCAGGGCAACAACTTCGGCGGCTATAACCTGACCGACGCCTATCTCCGCTATCAGACGCCGCTTGGCGGGATCAGCCTTGGCGTGCAGAACCTGCTCGACAAGCAATATATCGACTATAGCAGCGACACGCGGCTGGCGACGGAGAACCCGGTGCTCGCCTATTTCGCGGGACGCGGGCGGACGCTGACCTTGGGCTGGGATTACCGATTCTAA